One window from the genome of Microbulbifer sp. ALW1 encodes:
- a CDS encoding TIGR02281 family clan AA aspartic protease: MKMNRFLVVIALLLPAIGSAQDVRLKAIFGTSAMFEIDGKQRLLKSGKTSPEGVTLVSVTSDHALVKMDGREQRLTLAAPVASQYAEVSKAEVRLSPDRRGHYNTSAWINGRQVPVMVDTGATSIAFNYPTAKSLGLDLSRAQPMRVSTASGVEQAYRLQLSSVTIGGITVHNVDATVLGNNFPQVTLLGNSFLSRVDMQQQDGLLLLRARD; encoded by the coding sequence ATGAAAATGAACAGATTTCTGGTAGTGATCGCACTGTTGTTGCCAGCCATTGGCAGTGCGCAAGATGTACGCTTGAAAGCGATCTTCGGCACCAGTGCCATGTTTGAAATTGACGGCAAGCAGCGGCTGCTGAAATCCGGCAAGACCTCGCCGGAAGGGGTCACACTGGTCTCGGTGACCAGCGACCATGCGCTGGTAAAAATGGATGGTCGGGAACAGCGGCTGACGCTGGCAGCTCCGGTGGCCTCCCAGTACGCAGAAGTCAGCAAGGCCGAAGTACGCCTTAGCCCGGACCGCCGCGGCCACTACAACACCTCGGCCTGGATCAATGGCCGACAGGTGCCGGTGATGGTCGATACCGGGGCAACCAGTATTGCGTTCAACTACCCCACCGCAAAAAGTCTCGGCCTGGACCTTTCCCGCGCGCAACCCATGCGGGTGTCTACCGCCAGTGGAGTGGAGCAGGCTTATCGGTTACAGCTGAGCAGTGTCACCATTGGCGGTATCACGGTGCACAATGTGGATGCGACGGTGCTGGGCAATAATTTCCCCCAGGTGACGCTACTGGGTAACAGTTTTTTGAGCCGCGTGGATATGCAGCAACAGGATGGTCTGTTGTTGCTCCGCGCGCGCGATTGA
- the ribA gene encoding GTP cyclohydrolase II, translating into MTIRYVESSKLPTSWGMFEMHGFEEVETGKEHVVLSMGDLDTDTPVLARIHSECLTGDALFSLRCDCGAQLQYALHRIATEGRGAVFYLRQEGRGIGLLNKIRAYKLQDCGADTVEANERLGFGADMRDYSILKPMIDHLGIKSIRLMTNNPRKVKALEDLGIEVTERLPHQSGRNPHNTNYLSTKKGKLGHLFDDEEGSEK; encoded by the coding sequence TTGACCATTCGCTATGTGGAATCCTCCAAGCTGCCAACTTCCTGGGGCATGTTTGAGATGCACGGTTTTGAGGAAGTGGAGACCGGCAAGGAGCATGTTGTTCTGAGCATGGGTGACCTGGATACGGATACGCCGGTATTGGCCCGTATTCACTCCGAGTGTCTGACTGGAGATGCTTTGTTTTCCCTGCGCTGTGATTGCGGTGCGCAGTTGCAATATGCGTTACATCGGATTGCCACTGAAGGACGTGGTGCGGTGTTTTACCTGCGTCAGGAAGGGCGAGGCATCGGTTTGCTGAACAAGATCCGTGCGTACAAACTGCAGGATTGTGGTGCCGATACGGTAGAAGCCAATGAACGTTTGGGCTTTGGTGCGGATATGCGGGATTACTCCATTCTCAAACCAATGATCGACCATTTGGGTATCAAGTCCATTCGCCTGATGACGAATAACCCACGCAAGGTAAAAGCGTTGGAGGATCTTGGTATTGAAGTGACCGAGCGTCTGCCACATCAGTCTGGACGTAATCCGCACAACACGAATTACCTTTCTACCAAGAAAGGGAAGCTCGGCCATTTGTTTGATGATGAAGAAGGCTCAGAGAAGTAA